A genomic window from Bradyrhizobium lupini includes:
- a CDS encoding LysR family transcriptional regulator — translation MHSLAERGVPLEERPKTNVSGLSDWDAARIFLEVVRCGSFRSAAERLSLSINAVRRRIDDFERQTGTTLFTRDVHGTRLTDEGALVVSAVEQMEAAAFDVLRTSDSTANALSGEVRVAVTEGLGTFWLAPRLVEFQQTYPKILVDLHCAMRSADVSRHEADVAIHLSRPSALDVKLVRLGRMHLMFWASEKYISKHGAPRSAMELIKHRLVLQFADQLAAKQTFESFFPGVPERDLLVMKTNVSSANYWAVANGAGIGVFPSYAIALGGKLIPLEVELNRPLDIWLSYHPGSGRIPRVRHMIDWLIEAFNPARFPWFKEEFVHPHEFKDEYMGEPLTQLFGGFSTEDR, via the coding sequence ATGCACTCCTTGGCGGAAAGGGGCGTTCCTCTGGAGGAACGCCCAAAGACAAACGTCAGCGGCCTCTCGGACTGGGATGCGGCGCGCATTTTCCTGGAAGTTGTCCGATGCGGAAGTTTCCGCTCGGCGGCCGAGCGCCTGTCGCTGTCGATCAACGCCGTTCGCCGCCGGATCGATGATTTCGAACGCCAGACCGGCACCACGTTGTTCACCCGCGACGTCCACGGCACCCGTCTGACCGACGAAGGCGCGCTGGTGGTCTCCGCCGTCGAGCAAATGGAGGCGGCTGCCTTCGACGTGCTGCGCACCAGCGATTCGACGGCGAACGCCCTGTCCGGCGAGGTCCGCGTCGCCGTCACCGAGGGACTTGGCACATTCTGGCTCGCCCCGCGACTGGTCGAATTCCAGCAGACCTATCCGAAGATCCTGGTCGATCTGCATTGCGCGATGCGTTCGGCCGACGTCTCCCGCCATGAGGCCGACGTCGCCATTCACCTGTCGCGGCCTTCGGCGCTCGACGTCAAGCTGGTGCGGCTCGGCCGCATGCATCTGATGTTCTGGGCCTCCGAGAAATACATTTCGAAACATGGCGCGCCGCGCTCGGCGATGGAGTTGATCAAGCACCGCCTGGTGCTGCAGTTCGCCGACCAGCTTGCTGCCAAGCAAACTTTCGAGAGCTTCTTCCCCGGCGTTCCGGAACGTGACCTTCTGGTCATGAAGACCAACGTCTCGAGCGCCAACTACTGGGCGGTCGCGAATGGCGCCGGAATCGGCGTGTTTCCGAGCTACGCCATTGCGCTTGGCGGGAAGTTGATTCCACTGGAGGTCGAGCTGAACAGACCGCTGGATATCTGGTTGTCCTACCATCCCGGTAGCGGCCGGATTCCGCGCGTACGACACATGATTGACTGGCTGATCGAAGCCTTCAATCCGGCGCGTTTCCCGTGGTTTAAGGAAGAGTTCGTGCACCCGCATGAATTCAAGGACGAGTATATGGGCGAACCCCTGACCCAGCTCTTCGGGGGGTTTTCAACCGAAGACCGATGA
- a CDS encoding helix-turn-helix domain-containing protein: MKQRSAGKPDIELGKRIRLRRVEMKVSQAELGEKLGVSFQQVQKYEKGVNRVGAARLQQIATALDVPVTFFYDGDNKAREVESLLFLDSAFSLRLLRAYSKIKDQTVQRQLVSLMESIAANEA; the protein is encoded by the coding sequence ATGAAGCAGCGCAGTGCCGGCAAGCCGGACATTGAGCTGGGCAAGCGAATCCGTCTACGGCGCGTCGAGATGAAGGTCTCGCAGGCCGAGCTCGGCGAGAAGCTCGGCGTCAGTTTCCAGCAGGTCCAGAAGTACGAGAAGGGCGTCAATCGCGTCGGCGCGGCCCGGCTTCAGCAGATCGCCACCGCCCTCGATGTGCCCGTGACCTTCTTCTATGACGGCGACAACAAGGCGCGCGAAGTCGAGAGCCTGCTCTTCCTGGACTCGGCCTTCAGCCTCCGCCTGCTGCGCGCCTACAGCAAGATCAAGGACCAGACGGTGCAGCGTCAGCTCGTCTCGCTGATGGAATCGATCGCGGCGAACGAAGCCTGA
- a CDS encoding murein L,D-transpeptidase, translating to MSKRHAIIIAVGMLASASALAQTETIGQAGPKPATAAGTVPAIANPAHAAAPKTAAPAAASTAESRSAAALALTHEPTYDEGSAQRIKDAALSYSDLAVRGGWPTIPADAKFAPGAQGANDDLLRKRLIVSGDLSADKASGALDQDLADAVKRFQARHGLAPTGTMTPRTIAAMNVPVQKRIRQLEASLQRLENMNFGFGQRYVVVNIPAAFAEAVENDVVVRRYRVIVGKTEKPSPTLTAQISSVVLNPTWTVPSSIAKTEISAHMRKDPSYLSRMHMEVLDAHDNPIDPNSVDWSGTHTPNFTVRQHNGTFNALGAVKIDMPNSYSVYMHDTNQRNLFSDDYRFDSHGCSRVDNVRDLAAWLLKDQPKWSRAAIDAEIASGQHLDVAMAKKVPVAWIYLTAWMTKDQTVQFRNDVYHQDEQLLEATAEEAAFFSNAGSHPLTAHMTR from the coding sequence ATGTCGAAGCGCCATGCGATAATCATTGCCGTCGGCATGCTTGCGAGCGCCTCTGCGCTTGCTCAGACCGAGACCATTGGACAGGCCGGGCCCAAGCCGGCGACTGCGGCTGGCACGGTGCCGGCCATCGCCAATCCGGCCCACGCAGCCGCACCGAAAACCGCCGCGCCGGCGGCCGCATCTACGGCGGAGAGCCGTTCGGCCGCAGCGCTCGCGCTGACGCATGAGCCGACCTATGACGAAGGCTCCGCCCAGCGCATCAAGGATGCGGCGCTGAGCTATTCCGATCTGGCCGTGCGCGGCGGCTGGCCGACGATCCCGGCGGACGCCAAATTCGCGCCCGGCGCCCAGGGCGCCAATGACGATCTCCTGCGCAAACGGCTGATCGTCTCCGGCGATCTTTCCGCCGACAAGGCGAGCGGCGCCCTCGACCAGGATCTCGCCGACGCCGTGAAACGCTTCCAGGCCCGCCACGGCCTCGCGCCGACCGGAACGATGACGCCGCGCACGATCGCGGCGATGAACGTGCCGGTGCAGAAGCGCATCCGGCAGCTGGAGGCTTCGCTGCAGCGGCTCGAGAACATGAATTTCGGCTTCGGCCAGCGCTATGTCGTGGTCAACATCCCCGCCGCCTTTGCCGAAGCGGTCGAGAACGACGTCGTGGTAAGGCGCTATCGCGTGATCGTCGGCAAGACCGAAAAGCCCTCGCCGACGCTGACGGCCCAGATCAGCAGCGTCGTCCTCAATCCGACCTGGACGGTGCCCTCCTCGATCGCCAAGACCGAGATCTCCGCGCATATGCGCAAGGATCCCAGCTATCTGTCGCGCATGCACATGGAGGTGCTCGACGCCCACGACAATCCGATCGACCCGAATTCGGTTGACTGGTCGGGCACCCATACGCCGAATTTCACCGTGCGCCAGCACAACGGCACGTTCAACGCGCTCGGCGCGGTCAAGATCGACATGCCGAATTCCTATTCGGTCTACATGCACGACACCAACCAGCGCAATCTGTTCAGCGATGATTACCGCTTCGATTCCCACGGCTGCTCGCGCGTCGACAATGTGCGCGATCTCGCCGCCTGGCTGCTGAAGGACCAGCCGAAATGGAGCCGCGCCGCGATCGACGCGGAGATCGCCAGCGGCCAGCATCTCGACGTCGCCATGGCGAAGAAGGTGCCGGTGGCCTGGATCTACCTCACGGCGTGGATGACCAAGGACCAGACCGTCCAGTTCCGCAACGACGTCTATCACCAGGACGAGCAGTTGCTGGAGGCGACCGCCGAAGAGGCGGCCTTCTTCAGCAATGCCGGCAGCCACCCGCTGACCGCGCACATGACCAGATAG
- a CDS encoding enoyl-CoA hydratase yields the protein MSDMSSTTEIPYADGKILKHTASGVGVITFNNPDKRNAMSLEMWEGFGEALTALRDDAAVRVVILRGGGGKAFVSGADISQFEKTRHNAAASEEYAKRSAAQRALLADYPKPTIACIQGFCLGGGMQVAMLADIRIASHGSQFGIPAAKLGIAYGYDGLRHLVSLVGPSWARLLMYTGMRIDASEALRIGLVERVLPEDQLWGETMAIAETISQNAPLAIKAAKLTIAQVLKDESARDMDAIRAVGTACMDSVDFREGRQAFMEKRKPQFQGQ from the coding sequence ATGTCCGACATGTCCAGCACGACCGAAATTCCCTACGCCGACGGCAAGATCCTCAAGCACACAGCCAGTGGCGTCGGCGTGATCACGTTCAACAATCCCGACAAGCGCAACGCGATGTCGCTGGAGATGTGGGAGGGATTTGGCGAGGCGCTGACCGCCTTACGCGATGACGCTGCCGTGCGCGTCGTGATCCTGCGCGGCGGCGGTGGCAAGGCATTCGTGTCGGGCGCCGACATCAGCCAGTTCGAGAAGACGCGCCATAACGCCGCCGCTTCCGAGGAATACGCAAAACGCAGCGCCGCCCAGCGCGCGCTGCTCGCCGATTATCCCAAGCCAACGATTGCCTGCATCCAGGGTTTTTGTCTCGGCGGCGGCATGCAGGTGGCGATGCTCGCCGACATCCGCATCGCCTCCCATGGCAGCCAGTTCGGCATTCCCGCGGCGAAGCTCGGCATCGCTTATGGCTATGACGGCTTGCGGCACTTGGTGTCGCTGGTTGGCCCGTCCTGGGCACGGCTCCTGATGTATACGGGCATGCGCATCGATGCGTCGGAAGCGCTGCGCATCGGGTTGGTCGAGCGCGTGCTTCCGGAGGATCAGCTCTGGGGCGAGACCATGGCCATCGCCGAGACGATCTCGCAAAATGCGCCGCTCGCGATCAAGGCCGCCAAGCTCACCATCGCGCAAGTGTTGAAGGACGAAAGCGCGCGCGACATGGACGCGATCAGGGCGGTCGGCACGGCCTGTATGGACAGCGTGGATTTTCGCGAGGGCCGGCAGGCCTTCATGGAGAAGCGCAAGCCGCAGTTCCAGGGACAGTGA
- a CDS encoding alcohol dehydrogenase has translation MKSFKVADFKAPLQEFDEATPQPSGTQVLIKVKAAGVCHSDLHIWEGGYDLGHGRKPLSLKDRGINLPLTMGHETVGEVLAFGPDVKSSDQGDVKIGDVGLVYPWIGCGKCATCLAGDENMCLTPRSLGVYCAGGYSDHMLVPHPRYLLNLKGLDPASAAPYACSGVTTYSALKKLEQHFDTPIVMFGAGGLGLMALSLLKAMGGKGAIMVDIDAKKREAAEQAGALATVDPKAADALEQLAKKAGGPIRAVLDLVGNAATTQLGFDCLTKGGKLVLVGLFGGGATWALPLIPIKAVTIQGSYVGNLRETQELLDLVRAKNIAPIPVTRQPLAKANDALVQLQQGAVVGRTVLTP, from the coding sequence ATGAAAAGTTTCAAGGTCGCCGATTTCAAGGCGCCGCTGCAGGAGTTCGACGAGGCCACGCCGCAACCGTCCGGCACGCAGGTGCTGATCAAGGTGAAGGCGGCCGGCGTCTGCCATAGCGACCTTCACATTTGGGAAGGTGGCTACGATCTCGGCCACGGCCGCAAGCCGCTCTCGCTGAAGGATCGCGGCATCAACCTGCCGCTGACCATGGGGCACGAGACGGTCGGCGAGGTGCTCGCCTTCGGCCCGGACGTGAAGTCGTCGGACCAGGGCGACGTGAAGATCGGCGATGTCGGGCTGGTCTATCCCTGGATCGGTTGCGGCAAATGCGCGACCTGTCTCGCCGGTGACGAGAACATGTGCCTGACGCCGCGCTCGCTCGGCGTCTATTGCGCCGGCGGCTATTCCGACCACATGCTGGTGCCGCATCCGCGCTATTTGCTCAACCTCAAAGGCCTCGATCCCGCGTCAGCTGCACCCTACGCCTGCTCGGGCGTCACGACCTACAGCGCGCTGAAGAAGCTCGAGCAGCACTTCGACACGCCGATCGTGATGTTCGGCGCCGGCGGACTTGGCCTGATGGCACTGTCGCTGCTGAAGGCGATGGGCGGCAAGGGCGCGATCATGGTCGACATCGACGCGAAGAAACGCGAAGCGGCGGAGCAAGCCGGCGCGCTCGCGACCGTCGATCCCAAGGCGGCCGACGCGCTGGAGCAGCTTGCCAAGAAAGCCGGTGGTCCCATCCGCGCCGTGCTCGATCTCGTCGGAAACGCCGCCACCACGCAACTCGGCTTCGACTGCCTGACCAAGGGCGGCAAGCTCGTCCTCGTCGGCCTGTTCGGCGGCGGTGCGACCTGGGCGCTGCCGCTGATTCCGATCAAGGCGGTGACGATCCAGGGCAGCTATGTCGGCAATTTGCGCGAGACGCAGGAGCTGCTCGACCTGGTGCGAGCGAAGAACATAGCGCCGATCCCCGTGACGCGGCAGCCGCTCGCCAAGGCCAACGACGCGCTGGTGCAGCTGCAGCAGGGCGCGGTGGTTGGCCGCACGGTGCTGACGCCGTAA
- a CDS encoding CaiB/BaiF CoA-transferase family protein yields MQLSDKHEGTTPKAFAGLRVLDFSTTIAGPHCARMLADMGAEVIKIETDGGETMRTRPPLRKGCSTVFGQLNVGKKSVVLDLKSEDGKEAVRRLAATADILVENFRPGVMHRLRLDYDRIRTVNPKLIYCSISGYGQSGPSAELPAYAPVIHAASGYDMAHLAYQPGRSRPDYCGIYHADVVTGTYGFGAIASALYQRTLTGLGQHIDVSMLESMLTLTLIELQNSQFTVKPPPRPMFGPTETASGYVMITVASEKTFQGLMGVIGRPEWISDPRFSTYAARRDHWADLMDGVEAWSRQLSTDVCLVALGAAGVPASAYRTVSEALADPQLAHREALSSVEDEGGSFQVLNLPFRMTGADTTPGKTMAVLGEHTDGLRAEIGLTDNAPIPSGKTAVQG; encoded by the coding sequence ATGCAGCTATCAGATAAGCATGAGGGGACCACGCCAAAGGCCTTCGCCGGCCTTAGGGTCCTGGATTTTTCGACCACCATCGCCGGTCCCCATTGTGCGCGGATGCTCGCCGACATGGGCGCCGAGGTCATCAAGATCGAGACCGACGGCGGCGAGACGATGCGGACCCGGCCGCCGCTGCGCAAGGGCTGCAGCACCGTGTTCGGCCAGCTCAACGTCGGCAAGAAGAGCGTCGTGCTCGACCTCAAGTCCGAGGACGGCAAGGAGGCGGTCCGCCGGCTGGCCGCGACTGCCGACATCCTGGTCGAGAACTTCCGCCCGGGCGTGATGCATCGGCTGCGGCTCGACTATGACAGAATACGCACGGTCAACCCGAAGTTGATCTACTGCTCGATCTCCGGCTACGGCCAGAGCGGCCCGTCGGCCGAGCTGCCGGCCTATGCGCCGGTGATCCATGCAGCCTCGGGCTACGACATGGCGCATCTCGCCTATCAGCCCGGCCGCAGCCGCCCGGATTATTGCGGCATCTACCATGCCGACGTCGTCACCGGCACCTACGGGTTCGGCGCGATCGCGTCGGCGCTCTACCAGCGCACCCTGACTGGGCTCGGCCAGCATATCGACGTTTCCATGCTGGAATCGATGCTGACGCTGACATTGATCGAGTTGCAGAACTCGCAGTTCACCGTGAAGCCGCCGCCGCGCCCGATGTTCGGGCCGACCGAGACGGCGAGCGGTTATGTCATGATCACGGTTGCCAGCGAGAAGACGTTTCAGGGACTGATGGGAGTGATCGGCCGCCCCGAATGGATCTCCGATCCGCGCTTCTCCACCTACGCCGCGCGTCGCGATCATTGGGCCGACTTGATGGACGGTGTCGAGGCCTGGTCGCGGCAGCTCTCGACCGATGTCTGTCTTGTCGCGTTAGGTGCGGCCGGCGTGCCGGCCTCGGCCTACCGCACTGTGTCCGAAGCACTGGCCGATCCGCAGCTCGCGCACCGAGAGGCGCTCTCGTCTGTCGAGGATGAAGGCGGCTCGTTCCAGGTCCTCAATCTGCCGTTCCGGATGACCGGTGCTGATACAACACCGGGCAAGACGATGGCCGTTCTTGGCGAGCACACGGACGGACTGCGCGCGGAGATCGGGCTCACCGACAATGCGCCAATTCCGTCAGGCAAAACAGCCGTGCAAGGCTGA
- the glgA gene encoding glycogen synthase GlgA, which produces MRVLFVTTEMDDFVRVGGLGAVSAALPRALRPFADIRIMLPGYRDIIEQLTHIQVVGRCPAFAEMPACSLGRAATKDGLPVYVLLCSQLYDRPGNPYGDESGRDWPDNDIRFARFASAAAELAMGTLDKDWAADLIHANDWQASLVPAYLAWRGSKLPSILTIHNLAYQGLFPKDSLRRIGAPESSFHIDGVEFYDQLSFLKAGLVYASHLTTVSGTYAREITTDEFGCGLEGLLRVRSDAAELTGILNGIDESWDPRSCAQLAQQFGAGDWVGKKANADYVRKQFGLAVSRGPMFGIVARLVHQKGIDLVLAAADEIVDAGGQIVVTGSGEPALEQALIDAHRRRPDAIGVVIGFNEAQARRIFAGSDFTLMPSRFEPCGLSQMYAQRFGSLPIGHQTGGLAETITDGETGFLFSKPSHESFLGGVRRAFSAFMAQDQLDTMRRSAMGRSFSWSIPAGSYNALYRKLAAV; this is translated from the coding sequence TTGAGGGTCTTGTTCGTTACGACAGAAATGGACGACTTTGTCCGCGTCGGCGGACTTGGAGCCGTTTCCGCTGCACTCCCCCGAGCCCTTCGTCCTTTCGCCGACATCCGGATCATGTTGCCCGGCTATCGCGACATCATCGAACAACTCACGCATATTCAGGTCGTTGGCCGCTGTCCGGCGTTCGCGGAGATGCCGGCCTGCTCGCTCGGCCGCGCCGCGACCAAGGACGGCCTGCCGGTCTATGTGCTGTTGTGCTCGCAACTCTACGACCGGCCCGGCAACCCCTATGGCGACGAGTCCGGGCGCGACTGGCCCGATAACGACATCCGTTTCGCGCGCTTTGCCTCGGCCGCCGCTGAGCTGGCGATGGGCACGCTGGACAAGGATTGGGCAGCAGACCTGATCCACGCCAATGACTGGCAGGCTTCGCTCGTGCCGGCCTACCTCGCCTGGCGCGGCTCCAAGCTGCCGTCGATCCTGACCATTCACAACCTCGCCTATCAGGGCCTCTTCCCGAAGGACTCGCTGCGGCGGATCGGCGCGCCGGAGAGCTCCTTCCACATCGACGGCGTCGAGTTCTACGACCAGCTCTCCTTCCTCAAGGCCGGGCTGGTCTACGCCTCGCATCTCACCACAGTCAGCGGCACCTATGCGCGGGAGATCACCACGGATGAATTCGGCTGCGGTCTCGAAGGCCTGCTTCGAGTCCGCTCCGACGCGGCCGAGCTCACCGGCATCCTCAACGGCATCGACGAGAGCTGGGACCCGCGTTCCTGCGCCCAGCTTGCCCAGCAGTTCGGCGCCGGCGACTGGGTCGGCAAGAAGGCCAATGCGGATTACGTGCGCAAGCAGTTCGGGCTTGCGGTGTCGCGCGGCCCGATGTTCGGCATCGTCGCCCGCCTCGTGCACCAGAAGGGCATCGACCTCGTGCTGGCGGCGGCCGACGAGATCGTCGATGCCGGCGGGCAGATCGTGGTCACCGGCTCCGGCGAGCCGGCGCTCGAGCAGGCGCTAATCGACGCGCATCGCCGGCGGCCTGACGCGATCGGGGTCGTGATCGGCTTCAACGAGGCCCAGGCGCGCCGCATCTTCGCCGGTAGCGACTTCACATTGATGCCGTCACGCTTCGAGCCCTGCGGGCTCAGCCAGATGTACGCCCAGCGCTTCGGCTCGCTGCCGATCGGCCACCAGACCGGCGGCCTCGCCGAGACCATTACCGACGGCGAAACCGGCTTCCTGTTCTCAAAACCTTCGCATGAATCCTTCCTCGGCGGCGTCCGCCGTGCGTTCTCCGCCTTCATGGCGCAGGACCAGCTCGACACCATGCGTCGCAGTGCGATGGGACGGTCGTTCTCCTGGAGCATCCCGGCCGGCAGCTACAACGCGCTGTACCGGAAGCTGGCGGCGGTGTGA
- a CDS encoding oxygenase MpaB family protein yields MVSGSELESALDTVRANAAGPVAGVFGPDTVTWQIDREAVIFLGAGRALLLQLAHPWVAAAIAEHSKTLADPIGRFHRTFDIVFAMVFGSLDRALLSSRQLHRRHSMIVGEMPETVGPFAAGSRYCANDIPSLRWVHATLVETALMAHDLVLPPLSADERERYWAESRLFGALFGLTAHDLPADWSGFAAYTAAMTQSDTLTVSPAAREIAAQIFGGARPWLRPPRWYRALTASLLPESLRVGFGFELDERDTRSAEKALRWIRRVYPRLPDRLRYVGPYQEAQARLRGEPQPDWMTRCLNRAWIGRSQMDVRGRG; encoded by the coding sequence GTGGTGTCCGGGAGCGAACTTGAATCTGCCCTTGATACCGTCCGCGCCAACGCGGCGGGACCGGTCGCCGGCGTGTTCGGCCCTGACACGGTGACCTGGCAAATCGACCGCGAGGCCGTGATCTTTCTCGGCGCCGGCCGGGCGCTGCTCCTTCAACTCGCGCATCCCTGGGTCGCCGCCGCCATCGCCGAGCATTCGAAAACCCTCGCTGATCCGATCGGACGATTTCACCGCACCTTCGACATCGTCTTTGCCATGGTGTTCGGTTCGCTTGACCGCGCGCTGTTGTCGTCGCGGCAATTGCACCGGCGCCACAGCATGATCGTCGGCGAGATGCCCGAGACCGTCGGTCCATTCGCGGCAGGCTCGCGCTACTGTGCCAACGACATCCCGTCGCTGCGCTGGGTTCATGCCACGCTGGTCGAGACCGCGCTGATGGCGCATGATCTGGTCTTGCCGCCGCTCTCGGCGGACGAACGCGAACGCTACTGGGCCGAGAGTCGGTTGTTCGGTGCGTTGTTCGGGTTGACGGCGCACGATCTGCCGGCGGACTGGTCCGGCTTTGCGGCCTACACCGCGGCAATGACGCAGTCGGATACGCTGACCGTCAGCCCGGCCGCGCGCGAGATCGCCGCGCAGATCTTTGGTGGAGCGCGCCCGTGGTTGCGTCCGCCGCGCTGGTATCGCGCGCTCACCGCGAGCCTGCTGCCGGAAAGCTTGCGTGTGGGATTCGGGTTCGAGCTTGACGAGCGTGACACCAGATCCGCCGAGAAGGCGCTGCGATGGATACGGCGGGTCTATCCAAGGTTGCCAGACCGGCTGCGCTATGTCGGTCCCTACCAGGAAGCGCAAGCGCGGCTGCGCGGAGAGCCGCAGCCCGACTGGATGACGCGGTGCCTCAACCGTGCCTGGATCGGACGGTCGCAGATGGATGTGCGCGGGAGGGGGTGA
- a CDS encoding patatin-like phospholipase family protein, which yields MNDVKRDTSVSKDLPGQVVLVLQGGGALGSYQAGVYQALHEAGIEPDWIIGTSIGAINAWLIAGNAPDQRLLRLKQFWKRMEQNPVWNLRTPFAGFNEKLAYWSTLTHGIPGFFRPNPLAHAGDSYPLGADHAGFYSTAPLERTLLELVDFGRINRCAPRLTVGAAHVRSSQMRYFDSRDGELTVKHVMASGALPPAFPAVRIDGELYWDGGILSNTPTEAVFDDNPRKNSLILAVHLWNPAGAEPTTMAEVLNRHKDVQYSSRIASQITRQQQTHRLRHVISQLAARLPESERSNPAVRELIDYGCPTRMHVVRLLAPQLDRESHTKDIDFSPSGIMRRWDAGYSHTKSVLERRPWVGEFDPLASVVLHEHMDEMPMAAE from the coding sequence ATGAACGATGTGAAGCGCGATACCAGCGTGTCGAAGGATCTGCCCGGCCAGGTGGTGCTGGTGCTTCAGGGCGGCGGTGCACTCGGATCCTATCAGGCCGGGGTGTACCAGGCGCTGCACGAGGCCGGCATCGAGCCGGACTGGATCATCGGCACCTCGATCGGCGCCATCAATGCCTGGCTCATTGCGGGCAACGCGCCTGACCAGCGGCTGCTGCGCCTGAAGCAGTTCTGGAAACGGATGGAGCAGAATCCGGTCTGGAATCTGCGCACCCCGTTTGCCGGCTTCAATGAAAAGCTCGCCTATTGGTCGACCTTGACCCACGGCATTCCCGGCTTCTTCCGTCCCAATCCATTGGCGCATGCGGGCGATTCCTATCCGCTCGGAGCCGATCACGCCGGCTTCTATTCGACGGCGCCGCTGGAGCGGACGCTGCTCGAGCTTGTCGATTTCGGCCGGATCAACCGCTGCGCGCCACGGTTGACGGTCGGCGCCGCTCACGTCCGCAGCAGCCAGATGCGCTATTTCGACAGCCGCGACGGCGAGCTGACGGTGAAGCATGTCATGGCTTCGGGCGCGCTGCCGCCGGCGTTTCCGGCGGTACGCATCGACGGCGAGCTCTATTGGGACGGCGGCATTCTGTCGAACACGCCGACCGAGGCCGTCTTCGACGACAATCCGCGCAAAAATTCGCTGATCCTCGCCGTGCATTTGTGGAATCCCGCCGGCGCCGAGCCGACCACGATGGCGGAGGTGCTGAACCGGCACAAGGATGTGCAATATTCCAGCCGGATCGCGAGCCAGATCACGCGCCAGCAGCAAACCCATCGCCTGCGCCACGTCATTAGCCAGCTCGCCGCGCGACTGCCTGAAAGCGAGCGCAGCAATCCGGCGGTGAGGGAATTGATCGACTACGGCTGCCCGACCAGGATGCATGTCGTGCGCCTGCTTGCGCCGCAGCTCGACCGCGAGAGCCACACCAAGGATATCGACTTCAGTCCGTCCGGCATCATGCGGCGCTGGGATGCCGGCTATTCGCACACAAAGTCAGTGCTTGAGCGAAGGCCGTGGGTTGGCGAGTTCGATCCGCTCGCGAGCGTGGTGCTGCACGAACATATGGACGAGATGCCGATGGCGGCGGAGTAG
- a CDS encoding 3-hydroxybutyrate dehydrogenase, with translation MSVKPQTSASRALAGKVALVTGSTSGIGLGIARALAAAGADIVLNGLGVAAELDRTREQIAAEFGVKARFSPADMTRPNSIAEMIAATVAQAGRLDILINNAGIQHVAPLEQFPVEKWDQILAINLSSAFHTTRLALPAMRQNGFGRIINIASAHGLVASPFKAAYVAAKHGIVGLTKVTALETAEEGITCNAICPGYVYTPLVEAQIDGQAKAHGISRDQVIRDVLLAQQPNKRFSTVEELGALSVFLSTNAAATITGIALPVDGGWTAH, from the coding sequence ATGTCCGTCAAACCGCAGACGTCCGCCTCCCGGGCGCTCGCGGGCAAGGTTGCGCTGGTCACGGGCTCAACCAGTGGCATCGGCCTCGGTATCGCGCGGGCACTTGCCGCGGCCGGCGCCGACATCGTGCTGAACGGCCTTGGTGTGGCGGCCGAGCTCGACCGGACGCGCGAGCAGATCGCGGCGGAGTTCGGCGTCAAGGCAAGGTTTTCGCCGGCCGACATGACCAGACCGAATTCGATCGCCGAAATGATCGCGGCGACGGTTGCGCAGGCCGGCCGCCTGGATATCCTGATCAACAATGCCGGCATCCAGCACGTTGCGCCGCTGGAGCAGTTTCCGGTCGAGAAATGGGACCAGATCCTCGCGATCAATCTGTCGTCGGCCTTCCACACCACGCGGCTCGCGCTGCCCGCAATGCGACAGAACGGGTTCGGGCGGATCATCAACATCGCCTCCGCGCACGGCCTGGTCGCCTCGCCGTTCAAGGCGGCCTACGTCGCCGCCAAGCACGGCATCGTCGGGCTCACCAAGGTGACCGCGCTGGAGACGGCAGAAGAGGGCATTACCTGCAACGCGATCTGTCCCGGCTATGTCTATACGCCACTGGTCGAGGCGCAGATCGATGGGCAGGCCAAGGCGCATGGAATCTCGCGTGACCAGGTGATCCGTGACGTGCTGCTGGCGCAACAGCCGAACAAGCGCTTCTCGACCGTCGAGGAGCTCGGTGCGCTCAGCGTATTTCTGTCCACCAACGCAGCGGCCACGATCACCGGGATTGCGTTGCCCGTGGACGGAGGCTGGACCGCGCATTGA